The following are encoded together in the Desulfococcus multivorans genome:
- the serC gene encoding 3-phosphoserine/phosphohydroxythreonine transaminase, producing the protein MKEHRIYNFNAGPAALPLPVLEEIQENFLNFAGSGMSITEISHRSKWFDAVIEDAIARTRRLLKLDDRFHVLFLQGGASLQFCMIPMNLLPEGKAADYVNTGTWSTKAIKEVKIQGKTVNVVASSEDRDFAYIPKNIPFNPDAAYVHITSNNTIKGTQWAEFPETGSVPIMADMSSDMMSRPFDPNPFGVIYAGAQKNIGPAGVCMVIIREDMLARVPQNLPTMLKYTTFSEKNSMFNTPPCFAVYTLQLVMKWLEETVGGLDKMAAINEKKAGMLYDFMDRSEFYRGTADTDSRSRMNVTFRLPSEALEQKFIQEATQAGFGGLKGHRSVGGCRASIYNATGIDAVSALVDFMKTFEKRNG; encoded by the coding sequence ATGAAGGAACACCGAATTTACAATTTCAATGCCGGCCCTGCGGCCCTTCCCCTGCCCGTCCTTGAGGAAATTCAGGAAAATTTTCTCAATTTTGCGGGGTCCGGCATGTCTATCACCGAGATCAGTCACCGTTCCAAGTGGTTTGATGCCGTTATCGAGGACGCCATTGCCCGCACGCGACGCCTCCTGAAGCTGGATGACCGGTTCCATGTCCTTTTTCTGCAGGGCGGTGCCAGTTTGCAGTTCTGCATGATTCCCATGAACCTCCTTCCTGAGGGCAAGGCGGCCGATTACGTCAATACCGGAACATGGTCCACCAAGGCCATCAAGGAAGTCAAAATTCAGGGAAAAACCGTCAACGTGGTGGCCTCCTCCGAGGATCGGGACTTTGCATACATCCCCAAAAACATTCCCTTCAACCCGGATGCGGCTTATGTCCACATTACCTCCAACAACACCATCAAGGGCACCCAGTGGGCCGAATTCCCCGAGACCGGCAGCGTGCCGATCATGGCCGATATGTCCTCGGACATGATGAGCCGTCCCTTCGATCCCAACCCCTTTGGGGTGATTTACGCCGGCGCTCAAAAGAACATCGGACCGGCAGGCGTATGTATGGTGATCATCCGGGAAGACATGCTGGCGCGGGTTCCCCAGAATCTGCCGACCATGCTCAAATACACCACCTTCAGTGAAAAGAACAGCATGTTCAACACGCCGCCCTGTTTCGCCGTCTACACGCTCCAACTGGTCATGAAATGGCTGGAGGAGACCGTGGGGGGCCTTGACAAGATGGCCGCCATCAATGAGAAAAAGGCCGGGATGCTCTATGATTTCATGGATCGGAGTGAATTTTACCGGGGAACCGCCGACACCGACAGCCGTTCACGCATGAACGTGACCTTCCGCCTGCCCTCCGAGGCGTTGGAGCAGAAATTCATTCAGGAGGCCACTCAGGCCGGCTTCGGCGGCCTCAAGGGCCATCGCTCCGTGGGCGGATGCCGGGCATCCATATACAACGCCACGGGGATCGACGCCGTTTCGGCGCTGGTGGATTTCATGAAAACCTTCGAGAAGAGAAACGGTTAG
- a CDS encoding haloacid dehalogenase-like hydrolase: MAGKANETYTAPPGIRRERGVLSRLEYMGCRCISKGSTPPGEHGFDAVSGRSCIALDFDGTLILEHVPIVWVLFLLRFSNWTLTRRLAFMVKSAVRGTAALMLSRGAAWAPWAVRATFGAFKGVEVESLAALVHGAPMPSTPGSAHTLHLNPSVMTILRAILCSFRSHPEVHVYSQGSSREVVQQFLDRSDVRKCFDEIGVSPAAIVVHANRMIADRNGCFTGGVEGMILTKFNRLDMMPHQTVFIGDDADERILNRLPLGKTIRFINWRRWEGLKTQAGRA; this comes from the coding sequence TTGGCCGGGAAAGCGAACGAGACATACACCGCCCCGCCGGGAATTCGGCGGGAGCGGGGTGTTCTCAGCCGTCTGGAATATATGGGTTGCCGCTGTATCAGCAAAGGTTCGACGCCCCCTGGTGAGCATGGCTTTGACGCCGTCTCCGGCCGGTCATGCATTGCTCTCGATTTCGACGGAACCCTCATTTTAGAGCATGTCCCGATCGTATGGGTTCTGTTCCTCCTGCGCTTTTCCAACTGGACGCTGACACGCAGATTGGCGTTCATGGTGAAAAGTGCCGTGCGAGGCACGGCGGCGCTGATGCTCTCCCGGGGGGCTGCATGGGCTCCCTGGGCCGTCCGGGCGACCTTCGGCGCATTCAAGGGGGTTGAAGTCGAGTCACTGGCCGCCCTGGTCCACGGCGCGCCGATGCCTTCGACCCCGGGATCGGCCCATACGCTCCATCTGAATCCATCAGTGATGACGATTCTTCGCGCCATTTTGTGTTCATTCAGGTCGCATCCTGAAGTTCACGTCTATTCCCAGGGCTCTTCCCGGGAGGTTGTCCAACAATTTCTTGACAGATCCGATGTTCGAAAGTGCTTTGATGAGATCGGCGTTTCGCCGGCCGCCATTGTCGTTCATGCCAACAGGATGATCGCAGACCGGAACGGCTGTTTTACCGGCGGGGTCGAAGGCATGATTCTGACCAAATTCAATCGCCTTGACATGATGCCCCATCAGACGGTGTTTATCGGTGATGACGCAGATGAACGTATTCTCAATAGATTGCCCCTTGGGAAGACGATACGATTCATTAATTGGCGGCGGTGGGAAGGGCTGAAAACGCAAGCGGGCAGGGCTTGA